The Pseudophaeobacter arcticus DSM 23566 genome includes a region encoding these proteins:
- a CDS encoding LysR family transcriptional regulator, with amino-acid sequence MTSDPFALDFAALRTLRLVYAHGSFSRAAETLGVTQSTISYTMTRLREVFSDPLFVRQGAGMVPTDRCNEIVAQAGELIDRFETLTAQRQFDPAQASVEIGISCNFYERVTILPHVTRILRREAPGIKLKVISSSAQGKQQLLRSESDILIGPIRIEDSGYYRRSLLREEYTCVMDPSNPLAQDPLTIERFVKAPQVVVNYGGNFRSRFLVVMEAAGHVPNTVMEVPSPANLPDILLQTDMIATVPSRISQMFGDAVASVPCPLPAEFSIDLYWTARTHVSAPHMWLRSKIAEAASRIAT; translated from the coding sequence ATGACCTCAGACCCCTTTGCTTTGGATTTTGCAGCGCTGCGCACCCTGCGCCTGGTCTATGCCCACGGCAGCTTTTCGCGGGCGGCCGAAACCCTGGGAGTCACGCAATCAACAATAAGCTACACGATGACCCGCCTGCGCGAGGTGTTCAGTGATCCGCTGTTTGTGCGGCAAGGTGCCGGTATGGTGCCCACTGATCGCTGCAACGAGATCGTGGCCCAGGCAGGTGAGTTGATTGACCGGTTTGAAACCCTGACCGCGCAACGACAGTTCGACCCGGCGCAAGCCTCGGTCGAAATCGGGATCAGCTGCAATTTTTACGAGAGGGTGACAATCCTCCCCCACGTGACCCGCATTCTGCGTCGCGAGGCACCAGGCATCAAACTCAAGGTGATTTCATCCTCCGCGCAGGGCAAACAACAGCTGTTGCGCTCGGAAAGTGATATCTTGATTGGCCCGATCAGGATCGAGGACAGCGGATACTACCGAAGATCGCTTTTACGCGAAGAATACACCTGCGTCATGGATCCGTCGAACCCTCTTGCTCAGGACCCACTGACCATTGAACGTTTCGTCAAGGCACCGCAGGTGGTGGTGAACTATGGCGGCAATTTCAGGTCCCGGTTTCTGGTGGTGATGGAGGCCGCTGGCCATGTGCCGAACACAGTGATGGAAGTGCCAAGCCCGGCAAACCTGCCCGATATTCTGCTGCAGACCGATATGATTGCCACCGTCCCCTCACGTATCAGCCAGATGTTCGGAGATGCGGTGGCATCGGTCCCCTGCCCCCTTCCCGCAGAGTTCTCAATCGACCTCTATTGGACAGCACGGACCCATGTTTCGGCGCCGCATATGTGGTTGCGCTCAAAAATCGCCGAGGCCGCATCCCGCATTGCAACCTAG
- a CDS encoding cytochrome P450: MTPTALSAIPVEDQITIAQLTENPYAIYKRLRAEAPVVRIPSIQRILLTKAADTKHVKENWELFSSDDPRTPMARAFQAQTLMRKDGEAHKRERNAMAPAFAPRNITGCWQELYTKVAQDYVGGLQRGDTVDLFTALAAPYAARCLTHLLGIPEASDPEMIRWSQALIDGAGNFGNAPELYERSDRANAEMNALFDTCVSRVKTAPDQSALSAMVNAEDPIEKSQIYSNVKIAIGGGINEPRDALLTILYGLLTNPEQLEACKAEGLWNAAFEEGVRWVAPIQASSRLVMEDTEIRGHAIAKGEVVMTAQASACHDEDLYDSPEVFNIFRPKTSHQAFGNGPHFCQGTHIARRMLAQIILPMLFDRFPDMRLPDPEAVTFWGFGFRGPLSLPVTLN, encoded by the coding sequence ATGACCCCAACTGCTTTGTCGGCGATCCCTGTGGAGGATCAGATCACCATCGCGCAGCTGACGGAAAACCCCTATGCGATCTACAAGCGGTTGCGCGCCGAAGCGCCCGTTGTGCGTATTCCCAGCATCCAAAGAATATTGCTGACCAAAGCGGCCGACACAAAACATGTGAAAGAAAACTGGGAGCTTTTCAGCTCGGACGATCCGCGTACCCCGATGGCGCGGGCGTTTCAGGCTCAGACTCTGATGCGCAAGGACGGAGAAGCACATAAGCGTGAGCGCAATGCCATGGCGCCGGCCTTTGCCCCCCGCAACATCACCGGATGTTGGCAAGAGCTCTATACCAAAGTGGCACAGGACTATGTCGGAGGGTTGCAGCGCGGCGACACTGTTGATCTCTTTACTGCACTGGCTGCGCCCTATGCCGCCCGCTGCCTGACGCATCTGCTGGGAATTCCAGAGGCATCAGACCCAGAGATGATCCGATGGTCGCAGGCGCTGATTGATGGGGCTGGAAATTTCGGCAATGCGCCTGAGCTTTATGAGCGCTCGGACAGGGCCAATGCGGAAATGAACGCGCTCTTTGATACCTGCGTCAGCCGGGTCAAAACCGCACCGGATCAATCGGCGTTGTCCGCCATGGTGAACGCGGAAGATCCGATTGAGAAAAGCCAGATCTATTCCAATGTCAAAATCGCAATTGGCGGCGGTATCAACGAGCCGAGGGACGCGCTGCTGACCATCCTTTATGGGTTGCTGACAAACCCCGAGCAGCTGGAGGCCTGCAAAGCTGAAGGTCTATGGAATGCCGCGTTTGAGGAAGGCGTGCGCTGGGTTGCACCAATTCAGGCCAGCTCGCGGCTGGTGATGGAAGACACCGAAATTCGCGGTCATGCCATTGCCAAAGGTGAGGTGGTGATGACTGCTCAGGCCTCGGCCTGTCACGACGAAGACCTGTATGACAGCCCCGAAGTGTTTAATATCTTTCGGCCCAAGACATCCCACCAGGCTTTTGGGAATGGTCCTCATTTCTGCCAAGGGACCCATATCGCCCGGCGGATGCTGGCACAGATTATTCTTCCAATGCTGTTCGACCGGTTCCCCGACATGCGTTTACCAGATCCCGAGGCGGTCACCTTTTGGGGGTTTGGCTTTCGCGGGCCGCTCAGCCTGCCGGTCACACTAAACTGA
- a CDS encoding ABC transporter transmembrane domain-containing protein: protein MARNQTAPKTEEDREGSREIGVLGALWPFMRPYWLLMFAATCALVLTAGLSLTLPLAVRRVVDNFRISESALLNQYFLAALVIAALLAVGTGLRYALVTRLGERVVSDIRKAVFDRVIGMSPAFFEKIMTGEVLSRITTDTTLIQSVLGSSVSIALRNLLIFIGGMVLMLLTSAKLTGLVLLIVPAVIVPIMVLGRRLRGISRENQDWIAASSGNAGEALGAVQTVQAFTHENASRAQFSQMTETAFDVSITRIKTRAYLTVIVIFLVFSGVVGVLWMGANDVRAGLMSEGTLIQFVIYAVLVAGSVAALSEIWSELQRAAGATERLIELLNATDTVKDPQAAKALPQPVRGEITFDNVSFAYPSRPGVQALNGVNLTVRPGETVAFVGPSGAGKTTIIQMIQRFYDPDKGAILLDGVALTDLQRNDFRQHLAMVPQDPVIFAASARENIRFGRPDATDAEVEAAAAAAAAHEFISNLPEGYDSFVGERGVMLSGGQKQRIAIARAILRDAPVLLLDEATSALDAESERLVQAAVDELSQSRTTLIVAHRLATVKKADRIVVMEEGQVVATGTHDALVAEGGLYARLARLQFTDGLAAE, encoded by the coding sequence ATGGCGCGAAATCAGACAGCTCCGAAAACAGAAGAAGACCGCGAAGGCTCTCGCGAAATAGGTGTTCTTGGGGCCTTGTGGCCCTTTATGCGTCCCTATTGGCTGTTGATGTTTGCGGCCACCTGCGCCCTGGTCCTGACGGCGGGTCTGTCTTTGACGCTGCCCCTGGCGGTGCGCCGTGTGGTGGATAATTTTCGGATTTCCGAAAGCGCCTTGCTCAATCAGTATTTTCTGGCCGCTTTGGTCATTGCGGCACTGCTGGCGGTTGGGACCGGGCTGCGCTATGCGCTGGTGACCCGATTGGGTGAGCGGGTGGTCTCCGACATCCGCAAGGCCGTCTTTGACCGCGTCATCGGCATGAGCCCGGCCTTTTTTGAAAAGATCATGACCGGTGAAGTGCTGAGCCGGATCACCACCGATACCACGCTGATCCAGTCGGTTCTGGGCTCTTCGGTGTCCATTGCCCTGCGCAACCTGTTGATTTTTATCGGCGGTATGGTCTTGATGCTGCTTACCTCGGCCAAACTTACCGGTCTGGTCTTGCTTATTGTGCCTGCGGTGATTGTGCCGATCATGGTTCTGGGGCGGCGTTTGCGCGGCATTAGCCGCGAGAACCAGGACTGGATCGCGGCCTCCTCTGGCAATGCGGGCGAGGCGCTTGGCGCGGTGCAAACGGTGCAGGCCTTTACCCATGAAAACGCCAGCCGTGCGCAGTTTTCCCAGATGACCGAAACCGCCTTTGATGTCTCGATCACCCGGATAAAGACCCGCGCCTATCTGACGGTTATTGTGATCTTTCTGGTGTTTTCCGGTGTCGTTGGGGTGTTGTGGATGGGGGCAAATGATGTGCGCGCCGGTCTGATGAGCGAAGGCACCCTGATCCAGTTTGTGATCTATGCGGTGCTGGTCGCCGGATCCGTGGCCGCCCTGTCGGAAATCTGGAGCGAGCTGCAACGCGCGGCCGGGGCCACCGAACGGCTGATTGAGCTGCTGAACGCAACGGATACCGTAAAAGATCCGCAGGCAGCCAAGGCCTTGCCACAGCCGGTGCGCGGCGAGATCACGTTTGACAATGTCAGCTTTGCCTACCCCTCCCGCCCCGGAGTGCAGGCGCTGAATGGGGTTAATCTGACCGTGCGGCCAGGGGAAACGGTTGCGTTTGTCGGGCCGTCTGGCGCGGGCAAGACCACTATCATCCAGATGATCCAACGGTTTTATGATCCCGACAAGGGGGCCATTCTGCTGGATGGTGTCGCCCTGACGGATTTGCAGCGCAACGATTTCCGTCAGCATCTGGCCATGGTGCCACAGGATCCGGTTATCTTTGCCGCCTCGGCGCGGGAAAACATCCGGTTTGGTCGCCCTGATGCAACGGATGCAGAGGTCGAAGCTGCCGCCGCAGCGGCCGCAGCGCATGAGTTCATCTCGAACCTGCCGGAAGGCTATGACAGTTTTGTTGGCGAGCGCGGCGTGATGCTGTCGGGGGGGCAGAAACAGCGGATCGCCATCGCCCGCGCCATCCTGCGTGATGCGCCGGTCCTGCTGCTGGATGAGGCGACCTCGGCGCTGGATGCCGAAAGCGAGCGGTTGGTGCAGGCTGCAGTGGATGAGCTGAGCCAAAGCCGCACCACTCTGATCGTGGCGCATCGTCTTGCCACCGTCAAAAAGGCCGACCGTATTGTCGTGATGGAAGAGGGCCAGGTGGTTGCCACCGGCACCCATGACGCGCTGGTTGCCGAAGGCGGGCTATATGCCCGGCTGGCGCGGCTACAGTTCACCGACGGGCTGGCCGCAGAATAG
- a CDS encoding RDD family protein — protein sequence MTSLPDPDYQAEFYAFTAPKRLVAWVVDSILIVVLSLITVVMTAFVGLLIWPLLYLVIGFVYRAATLSSSSATLGMRFAGIELRDLSGRRLDSQQAVLHSLGFSISIAVPVLQVISIILMLTTAKGQGLSDSLLGTVMLNRRA from the coding sequence ATGACCTCCCTGCCCGACCCCGATTATCAGGCTGAGTTTTATGCGTTCACCGCACCCAAGCGCCTGGTGGCATGGGTTGTCGATAGTATTCTGATTGTCGTGTTGAGCCTTATTACCGTGGTGATGACGGCCTTTGTTGGCTTGCTCATTTGGCCGCTGCTCTATCTGGTGATTGGCTTTGTCTATCGGGCCGCGACCCTCTCGAGCAGCTCTGCCACCCTGGGCATGCGCTTTGCCGGGATTGAGCTGCGCGACCTTTCCGGGCGCCGCTTGGACTCGCAACAGGCTGTGCTGCACTCCCTCGGCTTTAGCATTTCTATCGCGGTGCCCGTGTTGCAGGTGATTTCGATCATCCTGATGCTCACCACCGCCAAAGGACAGGGGCTGAGCGACTCCCTTTTGGGGACGGTCATGCTCAACCGGCGCGCATAA
- a CDS encoding TRAP transporter large permease, with amino-acid sequence MLFGLDGVELGLLIVFLCLFGGILSGFPVAFAIGGAGIISFGIIAALDSAGLLIHQAIDTSSTVYQDLVAGGVKPDAISIFRYPELPRIAEPVFVQGWEYAMDRNISFIVNRMNERVLAGASIETLLAVLMFVLMGITLERSKIANDLLTTMARVFGPLPGGLAVSIVVVGAFLAASTGIVGATVVTMGLLALPTMLRNNYSPELATGVIAASGTLGQIIPPSIVIVLLGTLAGDLYSTAQENRALEAGCSDALTYLGEPAVVSVGTLFQAALLPGIMLALLYALYAFGYAMLNPEKAPAVALEASTNEPVTRNEALLWFLGAPAAILAGAMLLGSFGVIGSQNTTISAFSDAGQTASLRTTVGPQCQAAMIDLHGQDAWDAAVAEQKVIDAAGGVAQATKLTEEEFAQAQVDKIAAAAPIGTGVTILVIMLALVLAIGRGVAPSRDTKPLILGAIGLLLVLLVDVLLIAPTTTPGVTVLLLALPAVLALYGAREAAARCARNDLIRVVFPPLVLIVAVLGSILGGITNPTPAAALGAGGAIMLAAYRKLQDQGKSGKIIIWATLAVMIAILIGVNFDLRINQSNVTVESWIAFGVAYGAYLFALFGLLYGCWVLYKGAVLTPIVRETAKVTSMVFTILIGSQLLNLVVISFGGEHYIQQFLKSFDNEMTVFLIVMMVLFFLGFVLDFLEIIYIVIPIVGPVIYGGSFDPKWVTIMVAVNLQTSFLTPPFGFALFYLRGVAPKEVTTGHIYRGVLPFVLIQVAGLGILWFFPSIVTIIPALIPN; translated from the coding sequence ATGCTTTTCGGTCTTGATGGCGTCGAACTCGGCCTGCTCATCGTATTCCTATGTCTTTTCGGAGGCATCCTTTCTGGCTTCCCGGTGGCCTTTGCCATCGGTGGTGCTGGTATCATTTCCTTCGGGATCATCGCAGCGCTGGACAGTGCTGGACTGCTGATCCACCAAGCTATCGATACGTCGTCCACGGTGTATCAGGATCTGGTGGCCGGCGGGGTGAAACCCGATGCCATTTCCATCTTCCGATACCCGGAATTGCCGCGCATCGCCGAGCCCGTTTTTGTACAGGGCTGGGAATATGCAATGGATCGCAATATCTCCTTTATTGTGAACCGGATGAACGAGCGTGTTCTGGCGGGGGCTTCCATTGAAACCCTGCTGGCGGTTTTGATGTTTGTTCTGATGGGGATCACCCTGGAACGGTCCAAAATTGCCAATGACTTGCTGACAACAATGGCGCGGGTTTTTGGCCCGCTGCCGGGTGGTCTTGCGGTGTCCATCGTTGTGGTTGGCGCCTTCCTGGCGGCCTCCACCGGGATCGTTGGGGCCACCGTGGTGACCATGGGCCTGCTGGCCCTGCCCACCATGCTGCGCAACAACTACTCGCCCGAACTGGCAACCGGTGTGATTGCGGCCTCTGGTACTCTGGGGCAGATCATTCCACCATCGATCGTGATCGTTCTGCTTGGCACCCTGGCGGGGGATCTTTACTCCACCGCGCAGGAAAACCGGGCGTTGGAGGCAGGCTGTTCGGATGCTTTGACCTATCTGGGCGAACCGGCGGTTGTTTCCGTGGGTACATTGTTCCAGGCGGCGCTGTTGCCGGGGATCATGCTGGCGCTGCTCTATGCGCTTTATGCCTTTGGCTATGCGATGTTGAATCCGGAAAAGGCACCCGCTGTCGCGCTGGAGGCCAGCACCAATGAGCCGGTGACGCGCAACGAAGCGCTGCTGTGGTTCCTGGGCGCACCTGCTGCCATTCTTGCCGGTGCCATGCTGCTGGGCTCCTTTGGGGTGATCGGTTCGCAAAACACCACGATTTCGGCTTTCTCTGACGCGGGTCAAACCGCGTCTTTGCGGACCACGGTCGGGCCTCAGTGTCAGGCGGCGATGATTGATCTGCACGGCCAAGACGCCTGGGACGCCGCTGTTGCGGAACAGAAGGTGATTGATGCTGCCGGTGGTGTTGCGCAGGCAACCAAGCTGACCGAAGAGGAGTTTGCTCAGGCGCAGGTCGACAAGATTGCGGCGGCAGCTCCGATTGGTACTGGCGTCACCATCCTGGTGATCATGCTGGCTCTGGTTCTGGCCATTGGTCGCGGGGTGGCACCGTCGCGTGATACCAAGCCACTGATCCTGGGCGCCATTGGCCTGTTGCTGGTTTTGCTGGTCGATGTGCTGCTGATTGCTCCAACGACAACGCCGGGGGTCACGGTTCTGTTGTTGGCGCTGCCCGCGGTGTTGGCACTGTATGGCGCGCGCGAAGCTGCGGCCCGCTGTGCGCGCAATGATCTGATCCGGGTGGTTTTCCCACCGCTGGTTCTGATTGTTGCCGTGCTTGGGTCAATCCTTGGTGGCATTACCAACCCAACGCCCGCTGCGGCGCTTGGCGCCGGTGGTGCGATCATGCTGGCGGCCTACCGCAAGCTGCAGGACCAAGGCAAATCGGGCAAGATCATCATCTGGGCCACCCTTGCCGTGATGATTGCGATCCTGATCGGGGTGAACTTTGATCTGCGGATCAACCAGTCCAACGTCACCGTTGAAAGCTGGATCGCCTTTGGTGTTGCCTATGGGGCCTATCTCTTTGCTCTGTTTGGTCTGCTCTATGGCTGCTGGGTTCTATACAAGGGCGCGGTTTTGACGCCCATCGTTCGTGAAACCGCCAAGGTCACATCCATGGTCTTTACCATCCTGATCGGCTCTCAGCTGCTCAATCTGGTGGTGATTTCCTTTGGCGGTGAACACTACATCCAGCAGTTCCTGAAGAGCTTTGACAATGAGATGACGGTCTTCCTGATCGTGATGATGGTTCTGTTCTTCCTGGGCTTTGTGCTCGACTTCCTCGAGATCATCTACATCGTGATCCCGATTGTCGGGCCGGTTATCTATGGCGGTTCCTTTGATCCAAAATGGGTGACCATCATGGTTGCGGTGAACCTGCAGACGTCCTTCCTGACACCACCTTTTGGCTTTGCGCTGTTCTATCTGCGCGGGGTTGCGCCAAAAGAGGTGACCACCGGACATATCTATCGCGGGGTTCTGCCCTTCGTGCTGATCCAGGTGGCAGGTCTGGGGATTCTCTGGTTCTTCCCGTCGATCGTGACCATCATTCCGGCACTGATCCCCAACTGA
- a CDS encoding TRAP transporter substrate-binding protein: MKRRNILKSAAAVALAIGLVPSTTLAQEVTLRLHQFLPAPATVPKHILKPWGAAVEERSGGRIKIEHFDSMALGGKPPGLMDQAVDGVADIIMTVVGYTPGRFPKTEVFELPFMMTSPVATSQAFQHLVETDLQEGEYKDVKVLGAWVHGPGVIHTTDGVTRPEDLEGVKMRGPTRVINDYLQELGAIPVGLPLPAIPEALSKGVVSGTVIPWEVTPAIKLSELVRNHTEFVGDEALYTATIVLVMNRAKYDSLPEDLRAAIDAESGQKLSQMAAQVMWSKDARGRQIAEDAGNSILQLSEAEVARFKERSVPVIDRWVSEMEGRGIDGRALIETAKNLIKEYGG, translated from the coding sequence ATGAAGCGTCGCAATATTCTCAAGTCTGCAGCAGCAGTTGCACTGGCCATTGGTCTTGTGCCCAGCACCACGCTGGCACAAGAGGTGACACTGCGCCTGCACCAGTTTCTGCCAGCGCCAGCAACAGTGCCAAAGCACATACTCAAACCCTGGGGGGCTGCTGTGGAGGAGCGCAGTGGTGGCAGGATTAAGATCGAACATTTTGATTCCATGGCGCTGGGTGGCAAACCCCCGGGCCTGATGGATCAGGCGGTTGATGGTGTGGCAGATATCATCATGACCGTGGTTGGCTATACCCCGGGCCGGTTCCCCAAAACCGAAGTGTTTGAGTTGCCCTTCATGATGACCAGCCCGGTGGCCACCTCGCAAGCCTTCCAGCATTTGGTCGAAACCGATCTGCAGGAGGGGGAGTACAAGGACGTGAAGGTCCTGGGCGCGTGGGTTCACGGCCCTGGGGTCATTCACACCACAGATGGTGTGACCAGACCTGAAGACCTGGAAGGGGTGAAAATGCGGGGGCCAACCCGTGTGATCAATGACTACCTGCAGGAACTGGGTGCAATTCCGGTTGGATTGCCGCTGCCTGCAATTCCCGAGGCCCTGTCCAAAGGCGTGGTATCGGGCACGGTGATCCCTTGGGAGGTGACACCCGCGATCAAGCTCTCCGAACTGGTACGAAATCACACAGAGTTTGTCGGAGACGAAGCGTTGTATACCGCAACGATTGTCCTGGTGATGAACCGGGCCAAATACGACAGCCTGCCCGAGGATCTTCGCGCCGCGATCGACGCAGAATCCGGACAGAAGCTTTCGCAGATGGCTGCCCAGGTCATGTGGAGCAAGGATGCCCGGGGGCGGCAAATTGCCGAAGATGCCGGGAACTCCATCCTCCAGTTGTCAGAGGCAGAGGTTGCCCGGTTTAAGGAGAGATCCGTGCCCGTTATCGACCGCTGGGTCAGCGAAATGGAAGGGCGCGGCATTGATGGCCGTGCGTTGATTGAAACGGCCAAAAACCTGATCAAGGAATATGGCGGCTAA
- a CDS encoding arginyltransferase, which translates to MRHTLPIAPQFYVTAPQPCPYLENRMERKLFTSLQGDGADQLNNSLSHQGFRRSQNVLYRPSCSDCCACMSARIDVSAFVKTRSQKRILKRNASLMRRATSPWATEDQYALFRRYLDSRHSDGGMADMDVFEYAAMIEETPIRSRVIEYTEPQYSSLVAVSLTDVLEDGLSMVYSFYDPDQPQNSIGTYMILDHIAIALESGLPYVYLGYWVPGSAKMSYKEKFSGLEVYHQGTWKKMRDPAEFADSSHPLSTDPIAEQVANIQLPEQPVHRHK; encoded by the coding sequence ATGCGTCACACACTTCCCATTGCTCCACAGTTCTATGTCACGGCCCCCCAGCCCTGTCCCTATCTGGAAAACCGGATGGAGCGGAAGCTTTTCACCTCCCTACAGGGGGACGGTGCCGACCAGTTGAACAATAGCCTGTCGCATCAGGGATTTCGCCGCTCGCAAAATGTGCTGTACCGGCCCTCCTGCTCGGACTGTTGTGCCTGCATGTCTGCCCGCATTGATGTCAGCGCATTTGTTAAGACCCGCAGCCAGAAACGTATCCTCAAGCGCAATGCGTCCTTGATGCGTCGCGCGACCTCTCCCTGGGCGACAGAAGATCAATATGCACTGTTCCGGCGCTACCTCGACAGTCGCCACTCTGACGGCGGCATGGCGGATATGGATGTGTTTGAATATGCCGCGATGATTGAGGAAACTCCGATTCGCAGCCGGGTCATCGAATATACCGAACCGCAGTACAGCAGCCTTGTTGCCGTCTCTCTTACAGATGTTCTGGAAGACGGGTTGAGCATGGTCTATTCCTTCTACGACCCGGATCAGCCGCAAAACTCCATTGGCACCTACATGATCCTTGATCATATCGCCATCGCGCTGGAGAGTGGACTTCCCTATGTCTATCTTGGCTATTGGGTGCCCGGCAGCGCCAAGATGAGCTACAAAGAAAAGTTCTCCGGTCTGGAGGTCTATCACCAGGGAACCTGGAAAAAGATGCGTGACCCGGCCGAATTTGCCGATAGCAGCCACCCATTGTCCACAGATCCCATTGCGGAACAGGTGGCCAATATTCAGCTGCCAGAACAGCCGGTCCATCGCCACAAATGA
- a CDS encoding DUF2852 domain-containing protein, which yields MTAMTSPNPAHSQQGWFTRSEAWLDQKGKGAWIAAMVLGFVFFWPIGLALLFYMIWSKRMFNKSCRTHSRKPWASHGMSAMKPSGNSAFDAYKEDTLRRLEQEQSDFEGFMQRLRDAKDKAEFDQFMDERSTMPTEETSDEDSTQKSH from the coding sequence ATGACAGCAATGACCTCCCCCAACCCTGCCCACAGTCAACAGGGTTGGTTTACCCGTAGCGAAGCCTGGCTGGATCAAAAGGGCAAAGGGGCCTGGATCGCAGCAATGGTTCTTGGCTTTGTCTTTTTCTGGCCCATTGGCCTGGCCCTTCTCTTCTACATGATCTGGAGCAAACGTATGTTCAACAAGTCCTGCCGCACTCACAGCCGCAAACCCTGGGCCAGCCATGGTATGTCGGCAATGAAGCCCTCTGGGAACTCTGCCTTTGACGCCTACAAGGAAGACACTCTGCGGCGCCTTGAGCAGGAACAAAGCGATTTTGAAGGCTTTATGCAGCGTCTGCGCGATGCCAAGGACAAGGCCGAGTTTGACCAGTTTATGGATGAACGCAGCACTATGCCGACGGAAGAGACCAGCGACGAAGACAGCACGCAGAAGTCCCACTAA
- a CDS encoding VOC family protein — protein sequence MTPPGPVQALHAVALLVPDYDAAIAFYCDLLGWQLAEDIDQGHKRWVRILPPGATQGSLILAQATGPAQSAAIGNQFGGRVGLFLTTDDFARDHARMLALGVLFEEPPRHEPYGTVAVWQDPFGNRWDLLEFTPS from the coding sequence ATGACCCCTCCTGGCCCCGTACAGGCCCTGCATGCGGTTGCTCTGCTGGTGCCGGACTATGATGCGGCGATTGCCTTTTATTGTGATCTGTTGGGCTGGCAACTGGCCGAGGATATCGACCAGGGCCACAAACGTTGGGTGCGCATCCTGCCACCGGGCGCCACGCAGGGCAGTCTGATCCTGGCGCAGGCAACAGGCCCCGCGCAAAGTGCGGCGATTGGAAACCAGTTTGGCGGCCGCGTCGGATTGTTCCTGACAACGGATGATTTTGCCCGTGACCATGCCCGGATGCTTGCCCTTGGCGTCCTGTTTGAAGAGCCCCCACGGCACGAACCCTATGGCACAGTTGCCGTTTGGCAGGATCCCTTTGGCAATCGCTGGGATCTGCTGGAGTTCACCCCCAGCTAG
- a CDS encoding GSCFA domain-containing protein, translated as MDIGDWYQKRFEFEGQKIATAGSCFAQHIGRNLRKCGFDYLDTEPAPEAFPAERALDFGYGMYSARYGNLYTSRQLLQLIKRAFGQFSPAEQYWEKDGGVVDPFRPTLEPEPFSSVRELMALQKSHLEAVVELFQTADVFVFTLGLTETWEARKDGAVFPLCPGTAGGRYDDKSYAFRNLTSAEVRGDMEEFISIVRRINPNIRLFLTVSPVPLMATATQHQVAVATMHSKSVLRAVAGELYQDHGFVDYFPSYEIITSPFMKGYFFQPDAREVSPHGVDHVMSVFFSQHVPPGAQQGATTPRAQTDHLGRAEAARLEQVKCDEELLNSFGDN; from the coding sequence ATGGACATTGGGGACTGGTACCAGAAACGGTTCGAGTTTGAGGGGCAGAAAATTGCAACGGCTGGCAGTTGCTTTGCGCAGCACATCGGGCGAAATCTGCGAAAATGCGGCTTTGATTACCTGGATACAGAGCCCGCTCCCGAGGCCTTTCCGGCAGAACGGGCGTTGGATTTTGGCTATGGGATGTATTCTGCGCGCTATGGAAACCTCTACACGTCGCGTCAATTGCTTCAGCTCATAAAACGCGCCTTTGGCCAGTTCTCTCCGGCTGAACAGTACTGGGAAAAAGACGGCGGCGTTGTCGATCCATTCCGGCCAACGCTCGAACCGGAGCCCTTTTCCAGCGTGCGCGAGCTGATGGCCCTGCAGAAAAGCCATCTGGAGGCAGTGGTTGAACTGTTTCAAACTGCGGATGTTTTTGTGTTCACCCTCGGTCTGACCGAGACCTGGGAGGCGCGCAAGGACGGTGCTGTGTTTCCGCTTTGTCCGGGGACCGCAGGGGGCAGATATGACGACAAGTCCTATGCTTTCCGCAATCTGACCAGCGCCGAGGTGCGCGGTGACATGGAGGAATTTATCTCCATCGTTCGGCGTATCAACCCCAATATCCGCCTGTTTCTTACCGTTAGCCCGGTGCCTTTGATGGCGACGGCAACCCAGCACCAGGTGGCGGTTGCCACCATGCATTCCAAATCGGTTCTGCGCGCGGTTGCGGGCGAGCTGTACCAGGATCATGGTTTTGTTGATTATTTCCCGTCTTACGAGATCATCACCTCCCCCTTTATGAAGGGGTATTTTTTCCAGCCGGATGCGCGCGAGGTTTCGCCGCATGGGGTTGATCATGTCATGAGTGTCTTCTTTTCTCAGCATGTCCCACCTGGGGCACAGCAGGGGGCGACCACCCCACGGGCGCAAACTGACCATCTGGGCCGTGCAGAGGCAGCGCGCCTTGAACAGGTCAAATGTGACGAAGAACTGCTGAATTCCTTTGGTGACAACTGA